In the genome of Nocardioides sp. NBC_00368, the window CGCTGCCTACCTCGAAGGGCGCCATCAGCGCCGGCGCGAGCGCACGGAGCACCATCAGAATGCCGTGTCCGATCCGGTCGAGAAGCTCCTCGCGAGCTTCGACGCTCTCGACGAGGTGGCGCATCTTCCGACCTATCGGGGCTGTCCGTTCGCCAACGCGAGCGTCGAGGCAGCGGCAGGCAGCGCGGAGCTGGCCGCGCTGAAGGCCTTCCGCGGCTGGCTGCGGGAGATGCTGCTCTCGCTGGCGGTCGAGGCCGGCTACGACGATCCGGCCGCGGTCGCCGACCGGTTGCGGCTGCTCTACGACGGAGCCGTGGCCAACTCCCAGCTCGACTCGCACCCGGAAGCCGTCCGGCTGGCCAGGGAGCTCGCCCGGACGGTGTTGGAGTCCTCCCCGCGTACCTGAGACACCTGAGATACGCAGCGGGCCCGGACGCCACCGCGTCCGGGCCCGATCTCGTCGCTCGTCAGGGGGCGACGGGGTAGTGGCTGGAGATCGCGATGCGGTTCCAGGCGTTGATGGCGATCGCGACCCAGGTGAGGGCGGCGATCTGCTTGTCGTCGAGGATGCTCTCGACATCCACCTTGGGGGCGGCGGCGGTGTGCAGGTCGCCGATGCGGGTGATCTGCTCGGCGATGGTGAGGGCGGCCTGCTCCTCGGGGGTGAAGTACTGCGACTCCCACCAGGCGGCGACGAGGGCGAGACGGTCGGTGGTCTCGCCGTTCTTGAGGGCGTCCTGGGTGTGCATCCGCAGGCAGAAGGCGCAGCCGTTGATCTGCGAGGCGCGGAGCTTGACGAGGTCGACGGTGAGCCGGTCGACGCCGGCGACGGTGATGGCCTCCTCGACCGCCTCCTCCACGGCCATCTGGGCCTTGTACGCAGCGGGGAACAGCTTGGTCACGTTGACGTTGGCGAGCATCGTGGTCCTTCGGGTCTGGCCCGCCACAGCGCGGGCACTCATCAGGTTGACGAGGTGGCGCCGACGGATGTGAGGTCGCCACCTCACATTCACACTGTCTGGCTCGTCACACTGGGTGAACCCGGAGGAGATGCGACGATGCCTGACATGGACGACCTGGGCGAGGTGATGATCGAGCGCCGTCGCCTGATCGCGCTCGCCTACCGACTGCTCGGCACGCTCGAGGAGGCCGAGGACGCGGTCCAGGAGACCTACCTGCGCTGGTACCGCCTCTCCGACGACGAACGGGCGGCGATCGACAACCCCTCCGGCTGGCTGAGCCGCGTCACCAGCCGGATCTGCCTCGACGTACTCAAGTCGGCGAGAGCCCGCCGGGAGAGGTACGTCGGCCCCTGGCTGCCCGAGCCGGTCAGGCCGGGTTTCCTGGCGGCCCCCGAGGATCCGGCCGACCGGGCGACCCTGGACGACACGGTGAGCACCGCGCTGCTGGTCGTGCTCGACGCGATGACCCCGGCCGAGCGGGTGGCGT includes:
- a CDS encoding TetR/AcrR family transcriptional regulator; translation: MSTKRPSARQRLLETADRLFYAEGVHTVGIDRIIEEAGVAKGSLFYNFSGKDELVAAYLEGRHQRRRERTEHHQNAVSDPVEKLLASFDALDEVAHLPTYRGCPFANASVEAAAGSAELAALKAFRGWLREMLLSLAVEAGYDDPAAVADRLRLLYDGAVANSQLDSHPEAVRLARELARTVLESSPRT
- a CDS encoding carboxymuconolactone decarboxylase family protein, whose product is MRWRPHIRRRHLVNLMSARAVAGQTRRTTMLANVNVTKLFPAAYKAQMAVEEAVEEAITVAGVDRLTVDLVKLRASQINGCAFCLRMHTQDALKNGETTDRLALVAAWWESQYFTPEEQAALTIAEQITRIGDLHTAAAPKVDVESILDDKQIAALTWVAIAINAWNRIAISSHYPVAP